Proteins from one Setaria italica strain Yugu1 chromosome V, Setaria_italica_v2.0, whole genome shotgun sequence genomic window:
- the LOC101772996 gene encoding uncharacterized protein LOC101772996: MFGDCANFRTEVLTFEVVDFPRSYHAILGRLWYTKFMAVPNYTYLKLKMLGPSSIITVGSTFSHAYTCDREHYELATDIVNSAELPKLGNVAAPAILDYNEPTSTSAFRPTEETKAVEVNPSDPTKMVQIGTNLPTK; this comes from the coding sequence ATGTTTGGTGATTGTGCCAACTTTCGCACGGAGGTTCtgaccttcgaggtggtggactTCCCGAGGTCCTACCATGCTATCCTAGGGCGGCTATGGTACACCAAGTTCATGGCggtccccaactacacctacctcaagctgaaGATGCTGGGACCGAGCAGCATCATCACCGTGGGTAGCACCTTCTCGCACGCCTACACGTGTGACCGTGAGCACTATGAGCTTGCCACCGACATCGTCAACTCCGCCGAGCTCCCGAAGCTTGGGAATGTGGCCGCACCGGCCATCCTCGACTACAATGAACCGACCTCCACGAGCGCCTTCCGACCAACCGAGGAGACCAAGGCAGTGGAAGTCAACCCCAGCGACCCGACCAAGATGGTGCAGATCGGGACCAATCTCCCGACCAAATAG